CGCCAAACCCCCTCGGTGGGGCTCTTGACCTACTGCGCCGCGGGCTGCTCGCCGATGGCGAGGTGGTCGGCGAACCACCCCGCGGCCTCCTTGGCCACCTGCTCGAGCGTGCCCGGCTCGGCGAAGAGGTGGGTGGCGCCGGGGATGATCCGGAGCTCCTTCTCGCAGTCCATCCGCCCGTAGGCGTCGCGGTTGAGCTCGATCACGACGTCGTCGTTGCCGCCGACGAGCAGCAGGGTCGGCGCCTGCACGAGGCCCAGCGAATCGCCGGCGAGGTCCGGCCTCCCGCCCCGGGAGACGACGGCGTGGACGCCGTAGGGCCTGGCCGCCGCCGCCACCAGCGCCGCCGCCGCGCCCGTGGACGAGCCGAAGAGGCCGATGCGGAAGTGTCCGGTCTCCGGCTCCTGCTGGAGGGAGTCGACCGCTCCGACGACCCGCTCGGCGAGGAGCTGGATGTTGAAGCGGAGCTCTGCCGTCATCTGGTCGACTTCCTCCTCCTCGGAGGTGAGCAGATCCATGAGCAGGGTCGCGACCCCCGCCTGCTGGATGACCTCGGCGACGAAGTTGTTCCGGGGGCTGAACCGGCTGCTGCCGCTGCCGTGCGCGAAGACCACGATCCCGGTCGCGCCCCCCGGAACCGCGAGGTTGCCGGCAAGGTCCACGTCGTCGGTCCGGACGATCACCTCGCGACTCTCGATGTCCTTCATTTCCGCTCCTCTCTCGCCGCCTCGCCTCTCCGCGTCTCCCTGAGCCGGGAAGCGGGCCGCGTGTTCACGATGTCTTCCTTTTCCAGCCACCCCCGTCGCGCCACCCACACGCCGAAGCGGAGCAGTGAGAGGTGGCTCGATACATGCGCGTCCGAGTCGATCACCACCGGCACACCGGCCTCCTTCGCGAGGCGGCAGCCGCCGTCGGTGAGGTCCAGGCGATCCGGCATGGCGTTGAGCTCGAGCGCGACGCCGTGGGCGCGGGCCGCGTCCAGCACGGCCTCCAGGTCGTACGAGTAGGGATCGCGCTTTCCGATCAGCCTGCCGCTCGGGTGGCCGATCGCGTCCACCACGCCGGACTCGATCGCCTTCACCATGCGCGCGGTGATTCGGTCGGGAGGGTCGTCGAAGTGGGTGTGGATGCTGGCCACCACCCAATCCAGCGAGCCGAGCACGTCCGCCGGGAGGTCGAGGGAGCCGTCCGGGAGGATGTCGACCTCGACGCCGGCGAGGAGCTTCGGCCCGCCCTGAAACTTCTTCGAGGCGGCGCGAATCTCCTTCGCGTGGGCGAGGAGCGCCTTGGGCTCGAGCCCGAGGGGACGGGAGCGGGAGTGGTCCGTGATGGCCAGGTACTGCCGGCCCAGGCCCTTCGCCTCGCGCCAGAGATCCTGGAGCGACGATCGTCCGTCCGAGGAGGTGTCGCTGTGGACGTGGAGATCGCCGAGGAGATCCTCCTCGGTGACGAGATGGGGGAGCTTTCCCGCCTCGGCGGCCTCGAGCTCGCCGGTCCCCTCGCGAAGCTCCGGAGGGATCCAGGGCAGGCCCACCGCCTCGAAGACGTCCTCTTCGCGCTCGCCCGAGAGCCGGTTGCCCTCGCGGTCGAAGACGCCGTACTCCGAGAGCTTGAGGCCGAGGCGGACGGCACGGGTCCGGAT
The Vulgatibacter incomptus DNA segment above includes these coding regions:
- a CDS encoding dienelactone hydrolase family protein; its protein translation is MKDIESREVIVRTDDVDLAGNLAVPGGATGIVVFAHGSGSSRFSPRNNFVAEVIQQAGVATLLMDLLTSEEEEVDQMTAELRFNIQLLAERVVGAVDSLQQEPETGHFRIGLFGSSTGAAAALVAAAARPYGVHAVVSRGGRPDLAGDSLGLVQAPTLLLVGGNDDVVIELNRDAYGRMDCEKELRIIPGATHLFAEPGTLEQVAKEAAGWFADHLAIGEQPAAQ
- the polX gene encoding DNA polymerase/3'-5' exonuclease PolX, yielding MENADVAQVLYDMGAMTEVIGGNPFKVRAFRQAAEVIDTLPGPVSELWRKDELTGLPSVGTRIADKIGEILESGTCEEYEELAAEVPMGVLELLRIEGVGPKTVASVWKELGVTDLDGLEDAIDSGRLKEVPRMGPVRVRAIRKAIGRYRARGGRMPLHRALYYAEGILGRLRRVPGVIRAEAAGSLRRRRETVGDLDLLIASERPGPVMRAFASLPDVDEVIARGDTKSSVRLEIGLHVDLRVLPPESFGAALHYFTGSKNHNIAIRTRAVRLGLKLSEYGVFDREGNRLSGEREEDVFEAVGLPWIPPELREGTGELEAAEAGKLPHLVTEEDLLGDLHVHSDTSSDGRSSLQDLWREAKGLGRQYLAITDHSRSRPLGLEPKALLAHAKEIRAASKKFQGGPKLLAGVEVDILPDGSLDLPADVLGSLDWVVASIHTHFDDPPDRITARMVKAIESGVVDAIGHPSGRLIGKRDPYSYDLEAVLDAARAHGVALELNAMPDRLDLTDGGCRLAKEAGVPVVIDSDAHVSSHLSLLRFGVWVARRGWLEKEDIVNTRPASRLRETRRGEAAREERK